A part of Microbulbifer sp. MI-G genomic DNA contains:
- a CDS encoding ATP synthase subunit I, translated as MTKPPVLRIAAVQLLLVSLAGGVLHLSGKPVTALSVLIGGVLCALPGAYFGWYAFRDRGARAAQRVVGNFYRGQAGKFVLTLAGFAAVFATVKPLNAAALFISYGLCVIVQWWLAARMTR; from the coding sequence ATGACGAAACCCCCGGTATTGCGAATCGCCGCGGTGCAGCTCCTGCTGGTATCGCTGGCCGGTGGGGTATTGCACTTGAGTGGTAAACCCGTGACAGCGCTCTCCGTGTTGATCGGCGGTGTCCTGTGCGCGCTGCCCGGCGCCTATTTTGGCTGGTATGCCTTTCGCGACAGGGGCGCGCGTGCGGCCCAGCGGGTGGTAGGGAACTTCTACCGCGGGCAAGCCGGCAAATTTGTATTGACCCTGGCGGGGTTTGCAGCGGTGTTTGCCACCGTCAAGCCGTTGAATGCGGCGGCACTGTTTATCAGCTACGGCCTCTGTGTGATCGTGCAGTGGTGGTTGGCGGCGCGCATGACGCGCTAG